A region from the Ichthyobacterium seriolicida genome encodes:
- a CDS encoding putative porin, producing the protein MSFSQEQLRLIDQNTKKSKEKIVRDTIGEMRYFTVKLDTVVIDTTITIKKHYKHNLIRRDLFNYSSFSNVGEHYNNLRYNSDFYSIPIIGTNKRIHYWDVGDVRYYDVKLPFTEIFYLEGIEEGQSASGTLSGSSSKKFNIAVTYKGNDSKGDYNFSRCESTNFVASSHYSGDVYGIKTHYAYQIFSNRENGGLTKESRKSEFESGELEYVDNRRLLKTNFTDQSKVETALSGKRFYFEHYLDFLQGEDIDHSLQLKHIFKRNKNHYLYKDVSSKETGPIYMADVINETSTNDSLGIMNQYNSVIVEYKKIKHFSISVGLAHNKTIYGNDSIQTDFLQRQWDIEDEIAKDHNANDQKKDGKKAEKKEDKINVIKAQELKNIFIDKELNTRGTTYISNASFKVHSSIFNLNVNASYNFKGLFKGAFEIDTKVDFPLSKSREIQVGLNIHEQYPQINQMLYFSNYDRFNWSNDFGLISNKNLYINWSDKVLGKLGFKLNKIRNYVYFDLSSEPKKHSHPINIFELEYDGKIEYMQFSLDNRAVYQRVIGSNVIRIPNFIIRNSLYYTGELFDNALKFQTGITHKYFSEYRSNSFNTLLNEFHLQNESKIGNYSVFDIFFNAKVRTMRIFIRIEHIDSFDEKHLGLRIRFNKKYNYYSAPGYPYRDWFIRWGVVWNLFS; encoded by the coding sequence TTGTCTTTTAGCCAAGAACAACTTAGACTTATAGATCAGAATACTAAAAAATCCAAAGAAAAAATAGTTCGAGATACCATTGGAGAAATGAGATATTTCACCGTGAAACTCGACACTGTTGTAATTGATACTACCATAACTATAAAAAAACATTACAAACACAACCTCATACGTAGAGACTTATTCAATTATTCTAGTTTTTCTAATGTAGGTGAACATTACAATAATCTCAGATACAATTCAGATTTTTATTCTATCCCAATTATAGGCACAAATAAAAGAATTCACTATTGGGACGTCGGAGATGTTAGATACTATGATGTAAAACTGCCTTTTACAGAAATATTTTATTTAGAAGGAATAGAAGAAGGCCAATCAGCCTCTGGAACCCTATCTGGAAGCAGTTCTAAAAAATTTAATATAGCAGTTACTTATAAGGGTAACGATTCCAAAGGGGATTATAATTTTTCCCGTTGCGAATCCACCAATTTTGTGGCATCGTCTCATTACTCTGGAGATGTTTATGGAATTAAAACACATTATGCATATCAGATTTTCTCCAACAGGGAGAATGGTGGACTTACAAAAGAAAGTCGAAAATCAGAGTTTGAGTCAGGAGAGCTAGAATACGTAGACAACAGAAGATTGCTCAAGACTAATTTTACGGATCAGAGCAAAGTAGAAACGGCCTTGTCTGGGAAGAGATTTTATTTCGAACACTATCTCGATTTTTTACAAGGAGAAGATATAGACCATAGTCTTCAGTTAAAACACATTTTCAAACGGAATAAGAATCATTATTTATACAAGGATGTAAGTAGCAAAGAGACTGGACCTATATATATGGCTGATGTTATAAATGAAACCTCTACTAACGATAGCCTAGGAATTATGAATCAGTATAATTCAGTTATTGTGGAATATAAAAAAATAAAGCACTTTTCTATATCTGTGGGATTAGCACATAATAAAACCATTTATGGAAATGATTCTATACAAACTGATTTTCTCCAGAGACAATGGGATATAGAAGATGAAATAGCTAAAGATCACAATGCAAATGATCAAAAAAAGGACGGGAAAAAAGCTGAAAAAAAAGAGGACAAAATAAATGTTATAAAAGCTCAAGAGCTTAAAAATATCTTTATAGATAAGGAACTCAATACACGAGGTACAACCTACATAAGTAATGCTTCGTTCAAAGTCCATTCGTCTATATTTAATTTGAATGTGAATGCATCATATAATTTTAAGGGATTATTCAAAGGGGCTTTTGAGATAGATACTAAAGTAGACTTTCCTTTATCTAAGTCTAGAGAAATTCAAGTTGGTTTAAATATCCACGAGCAGTATCCACAGATAAACCAAATGTTATATTTCAGTAATTACGATAGGTTTAATTGGTCAAATGATTTTGGTTTGATTTCAAATAAAAACCTCTATATAAACTGGAGCGATAAAGTATTAGGGAAATTGGGGTTCAAGCTAAATAAGATACGCAATTACGTATATTTCGACTTGTCTTCTGAGCCTAAGAAACACAGTCACCCCATAAATATATTTGAATTAGAATACGATGGAAAAATAGAGTATATGCAATTTTCTTTGGATAACAGGGCTGTATATCAAAGAGTTATTGGTTCCAATGTGATCCGAATTCCTAATTTTATCATTAGAAATTCTCTTTATTACACTGGAGAGTTATTTGATAATGCCTTGAAATTCCAAACAGGCATAACTCATAAATACTTCTCCGAATATCGATCTAATTCATTCAATACACTATTGAATGAGTTCCATTTGCAGAATGAATCAAAAATAGGTAACTATTCCGTTTTTGATATTTTTTTCAACGCCAAAGTTAGGACCATGCGTATATTTATCAGAATAGAACACATAGATTCATTCGATGAAAAGCACCTTGGTTTGAGGATAAGATTTAATAAAAAGTACAATTACTACTCTGCGCCAGGCTACCCTTAT
- the fbaA gene encoding class II fructose-bisphosphate aldolase produces MNNLKPGIATGREMQSIFIDAKKKKLALPAVNVTGSNTINAVLETALEVKSPVIIQFSNGGAHFNAGKSLSNADQRAAISGSIAGSRHIDILAKQYGVTVVLHTDHCSKGNLPWIDGLLDASEINYKNTGKSLYTSHMIDLSEEPIEENIRICKEYLKRMSKIDIALEVELGITGGEEDGVDNTDVDNSRLYTQPEEVAYAYSELKSISDNFTIAAAFGNVHGVYKPGNVVLTPKILRDSQDYIEKKYNTEKNPVNFVFHGGSGSSQEEIREAISYGVIKMNVDTDLQYAFLEGVRDYILDKKDYLKSQIGNPESEEQPNKKYYDPRVWLRKGEESFKARLKKSFIDLNVQL; encoded by the coding sequence ATGAATAATCTTAAACCAGGAATTGCTACGGGAAGAGAAATGCAAAGTATTTTTATAGATGCGAAAAAAAAAAAATTAGCCTTGCCTGCTGTAAACGTAACGGGCAGCAATACGATCAATGCTGTATTGGAAACGGCCTTGGAGGTAAAATCACCTGTCATAATTCAATTTTCTAATGGAGGCGCTCATTTTAATGCTGGCAAATCTCTCTCTAATGCAGACCAAAGGGCAGCTATATCTGGTAGTATTGCTGGTTCAAGGCACATAGATATTCTAGCTAAACAATATGGAGTAACCGTTGTACTACACACTGATCATTGTTCAAAAGGTAATCTGCCTTGGATAGATGGGCTTTTAGATGCTAGCGAAATAAATTATAAAAACACAGGAAAATCGCTTTATACTTCTCATATGATAGATCTATCGGAAGAACCTATAGAAGAGAACATAAGAATATGTAAAGAATATTTAAAGAGAATGTCTAAAATTGATATTGCTTTAGAGGTTGAGTTAGGCATTACAGGAGGTGAAGAAGACGGTGTGGACAATACCGATGTAGATAATTCCAGATTATATACACAACCTGAAGAAGTGGCTTATGCCTACTCGGAATTAAAAAGTATAAGTGATAATTTTACTATTGCAGCTGCATTTGGGAATGTTCACGGCGTGTACAAGCCAGGAAATGTGGTTTTGACTCCTAAGATTCTGAGAGACTCCCAAGATTACATAGAGAAAAAATACAATACCGAAAAAAATCCAGTCAACTTTGTATTCCACGGGGGATCTGGTTCTAGTCAAGAAGAGATAAGAGAGGCTATCTCTTATGGAGTAATCAAGATGAATGTAGATACCGATTTGCAGTACGCCTTTTTAGAAGGAGTACGTGATTATATTCTAGATAAAAAAGACTACTTGAAGTCTCAAATAGGCAATCCAGAATCTGAAGAACAACCCAATAAAAAATATTACGATCCTAGAGTTTGGCTTAGAAAAGGGGAAGAGAGTTTTAAAGCTAGATTAAAAAAATCTTTTATAGATCTCAACGTACAATTATAG